The genomic segment TTTCGGTGGAAATCAGGATTTGGTGTTGGCGACCGCTTCCTGTTTCAGTTTTTCATTGGCCACGATGATGATTTCAACGCGACGATTGGCCGCGCGGCCTTCCGCCGTGTCGTTGCTCATCTTCGGCTGGGTTTCGCCGTAGCCCTTGGTGGTGATACGGGCGGGGTCGACTTTCTGCTGAATGAGAAAATCGGCGACCGCGGCAGCGCGCTGTTCAGACAGCTTTTGATTGTACGCCTCTTCACCCTGGGAGTCCGCGTGCCCCTCGATGAGCAGATTCGTATCCGGGTACTTGTTCAGGTTGCTGGCGAACTCTTGCAGTTCGGTCTTGGCAACGGGCTGCAGCGTCGACTTGTTGGTGTCGAACAGCAGTCCGGATTTCAGGGTAACCTGGATCCCTTCGCCGACGCGGTTCACTTCAGCTTCGGCGAGTTCTTTTTGCAGCTCTTCAGCCTGCTTGTCCATTCGGCTGCCGATATAAGAGCCCGCGGCTCCGCCGATGGCAGCGCCGAGGATGGCGCCCAGAGCGGTATTGCCCAATTGCTTGCCGATCACGCCGCCGACCACAGCGCCTGAACCGGTACCGATGGCCGTGCCTTTGGTGGTCTTGCTGGCACTGCACCCAACCAATTGCAGCGCCAAAGCGATCATGAGCACTGCAGACGTTAATGTACGCATAATTTTCTCCCTTTGGTAAATCCCACTGATTACTAGGCGTGATAGTGAAGCGGATCACCACACCCTATAAAATACGAGTATGGATCGCTCCATGCAAGTCATTTTTACGCCTGACCCGGTCACGAGGTTCCTGTTTTAGCGGCGCACCATGCTTTTCTGTGACGGCTATAACAAAAAACCCCGGCCTGGTTAAGCGACGGGGTTTTTTGCAGTACACCTATCGCGGGAGAGAAACTCAAGAGCAGCCGCTGGTGCTGCCGCAATTCAGGCATTTATAGCAGGCGCCGTTGCGCACCATGATGTTGCCGCATTCCGAACAGGGCGGCGCATCGGACTGATACATGCTGACCTGTTTTTCTTTTTCCAGATTCTGATCCAAGGCATTATACCGGGGCATTTCAAATTCGGTCAATTCCTGGGCTTCGCTGTTGTTCTCCTTGTGGTTCAGATATTTGATCCCCAGCCAACGGAAGATGTAATCGAGAATCGATTTCGCCATGGGGATGGCGGCATTGTTGGTGAAGCCGTAGGGTTCAAAGCGCGTGTGGCTGAATTTGTTCACCAGCACTTCCAAGGGCACGCCATACTGCAGCGCCATCGAGATGGAAGTGGCGAAGGCGTCCATCAGCCCTGAGACCACAGAGCCGGTTTTCGCCATAACGACAAAGATCTCACCGGGTTTGCCGTCGTCGTATTCACCCACGGTGATATATCCCTCATGGCCGGAAATTGAAAATTTGTGTGTGATCGACCGCCGTTCGTCGGGCAGCCGTTTGCGCACGCCGACGACGCGCACCGGTTCCGCTGCGACCTCGGTTCGTTCGCTTTTCTTCTGACCGGTGTTGAGCGGCTGAATGCGTTTGGAGCCGTCCCGATAGATGGCGATGGATTTCAACCCAAGTTCCCAAGCCTGCAGATAGACGGACTCGATCTCTTCCGGCGTGGAGTGGTTGGGCATGTTGACGGTTTTGGAGATGGCGCCGGATAGAAACGGCTGCACCGCCGCCATCATGCGCACATGTCCCATGTAGGAGATGTAGCGCTCGCCGTTGGCCGGCTTGAAGGCACAATCAAAGATAGGCACATGCTCAGCACGGAGAAAGGGGGCGCCCTCGATGGTGTCGGTTTGTTGAATATGCTGGAGAATGGCCTGCACCTGCTTATCCGGATAACCCAGGCGATGCAGCGTATGGCCGACTGTGGCGTTCACCAGTTTAAGATCGCCGCCGCCCACCAGCTTTTTGTACTTGACCAGTGCGATGTCCGGCTCGATGCCCGTGGTGTCACAATCCATCATAAAGCCGATGGTGCCGGTGGGCGCCAGGACCGTGACCTGAGCGTTGCGATAGC from the bacterium genome contains:
- a CDS encoding OmpA family protein, giving the protein MRTLTSAVLMIALALQLVGCSASKTTKGTAIGTGSGAVVGGVIGKQLGNTALGAILGAAIGGAAGSYIGSRMDKQAEELQKELAEAEVNRVGEGIQVTLKSGLLFDTNKSTLQPVAKTELQEFASNLNKYPDTNLLIEGHADSQGEEAYNQKLSEQRAAAVADFLIQQKVDPARITTKGYGETQPKMSNDTAEGRAANRRVEIIIVANEKLKQEAVANTKS